A genomic segment from Desulfobacterales bacterium encodes:
- a CDS encoding response regulator — translation MVNELTAILIFLLYFGFLFLIAHWAERKAAAGQSITNNPVVYSLSIAVYCTTWTYYGSVGIAATTGMLFITYFIGPTIATVCWWIVLRKLVRIKNTHRITSIADFISSRYDKSGALAALATIVAIVGIMPYIALQLKSILSTVSIITATPTSSSLVGSHLSSIVVGLLIVFTIIFGVRRLDPTERHEGMVMALAVECVIKLLALVTVGLFVTYSVFDGFTDIFQQLSESAYSSLMSVGGAEKSPYLIWTTYIILSMSAIIFLPRQFHIAVVENSHETHILTAMWLFPLYLLVINIFVFPIAASGLLQGFSIQDADTFVLQIPLYENKPWLAMLVFIGGFSAAVGMIMISSMTLSTMVTNHLLLPLISWIKWLEFLKRHLLKCKWASVGLVILASYLFERTVGGTYMLVNIGMISFSAVLQFAPSILGGIFWHKGNKAGAITGLSAGFIVWVYTSMTPTLIKSGWMSTAILENGPWGISFLNPEQLFGLSGLIPLSNTLFWSMLVNIGGYVLVSLIIPQSRTEQRLAEEFVGALPAGAYVDRSTFKRAYIDLLKKKEEIHRLLMQYFSEKEAFIVTEKCCQPLKNKKKISITELLKLHREVERFLSGSIGAAAAHKAISKNAVFTSQETKDLMAVYGEILANFRVSPEELRAKIDYYQEKESLLEQHAGELEKLNKVLELRIKKQRETEKALAESERKYRSIFENALEGIFQLSPEKYFINVSPSMAQILGYDSPEDLIVNINNVEQQLCVTPLQLRNLLNELNQHDVVKNFECQFYRKDRSLIWVLIQARAIRNTAGNLIGIEGFIQDISNRKKAEDALRQAYLEMENRVEQRTAELKKMNEELQKTKEKAEAATRAKSEFLANMSHEIRTPMNGIIAATDLALDEEMPEKIQHYMKIIHTSAYSLLGLINDILDFSKIEAGKLDLESHPFRLDELLDRVVEMFINKTVEKKIEVLVDIATDTPRALIGDYHRIQQILINLLSNAVKFTDPGGVILIGVNVVQQTGDCISLSIFVKDTGIGIAPEYQASLFECFSQADSSSTRKYQGTGLGLCICDKLIKIMNGRIYFSSTPREGSTFFFTIPLELQPEAELKKLIPPSDIQDLKVMVVDDCEDSRFIMQKILESFNFKVELFSSGKEALLRLERPDIAHYPIDLILIDWLMPEMNGIEASKIIREKLKLTQPIILMTAFGTDEEKREAEQAEINAFLTKPIYPSTLFDAIMDAFGKEPAGVEKLENYITTKASIYKNRLRGLNVLVAEDNFTNQQIAQAILEKAGIGVRIANNGKEAIEAIEKESYDAVLMDIQMPEMDGYEATSLIRKNPRFKSLPIIAMTAHAMKGDEEKCLEAGMDGYISKPVNQDRLFYTMWKLIQPARKDMLDERPETRPEAGSKQKETAPVPDEALPSSLPGIDIHNAMKALDIAPHTFKKILSGFVKNNRETAKRILEANQNENWHLLHRICHSLKGSAANLGANRLYQAAQQVEPSVRENIHPEPELIREVTDALDQVIASLTSLFAGSDADTEVFNDRPADPLALQTALTRLSEALITAAPREVNKHFLTVKHNLKSPMVQKLEQLINHYDYDEALITLKQISEFCGLDQEKQDGTDG, via the coding sequence ATGGTTAACGAGTTGACAGCTATTCTGATTTTTCTCCTTTACTTCGGATTCCTGTTTCTGATTGCACATTGGGCAGAACGCAAGGCAGCCGCCGGCCAAAGCATCACCAACAATCCCGTGGTCTATTCACTGTCGATCGCGGTTTATTGCACCACCTGGACCTACTATGGCAGTGTCGGAATTGCTGCAACGACCGGCATGCTGTTTATCACCTATTTTATCGGACCAACCATCGCTACCGTTTGCTGGTGGATCGTACTCCGCAAACTGGTTCGGATTAAAAATACCCACCGCATTACCAGCATCGCAGACTTTATTTCTTCCCGATATGACAAATCCGGCGCATTGGCCGCTCTTGCTACCATAGTGGCAATTGTTGGCATCATGCCCTATATCGCGCTTCAATTAAAATCCATCCTGTCCACGGTCAGCATCATTACGGCAACTCCAACGTCAAGTTCATTGGTCGGAAGTCATTTGAGCTCCATTGTCGTTGGATTGTTGATCGTATTTACCATCATCTTCGGAGTCAGAAGACTGGACCCCACGGAACGCCATGAAGGCATGGTCATGGCACTTGCTGTCGAGTGCGTCATAAAGCTGCTGGCACTGGTCACCGTGGGGCTGTTCGTCACCTACTCCGTGTTCGATGGTTTTACGGATATTTTTCAGCAACTTTCCGAAAGCGCCTACAGCAGTCTGATGAGCGTTGGCGGAGCGGAAAAATCGCCCTATCTCATCTGGACCACCTACATCATTTTATCCATGTCAGCCATCATATTTCTGCCACGGCAGTTTCATATCGCCGTGGTAGAAAATTCTCATGAAACGCACATTCTCACCGCCATGTGGCTTTTCCCTCTGTATTTATTAGTGATCAATATTTTTGTATTTCCCATCGCCGCCAGCGGCCTGCTGCAGGGATTCAGCATACAGGATGCCGATACGTTCGTCCTTCAGATCCCCCTGTACGAAAATAAACCCTGGCTGGCCATGCTGGTCTTTATCGGTGGCTTCTCAGCCGCCGTCGGCATGATTATGATCAGCTCCATGACGCTTTCCACTATGGTGACCAACCATCTGCTGCTGCCGTTAATCAGCTGGATCAAGTGGCTGGAATTTCTCAAACGACACCTGTTGAAATGCAAATGGGCTTCCGTGGGCCTTGTCATACTGGCCAGTTATCTGTTTGAGCGTACAGTCGGCGGGACCTACATGCTGGTCAACATCGGGATGATTTCATTTTCAGCCGTCCTTCAGTTTGCCCCGTCAATCCTCGGAGGTATCTTCTGGCACAAGGGTAATAAAGCCGGAGCAATAACGGGATTGAGCGCCGGGTTTATCGTATGGGTCTATACCTCCATGACCCCGACCTTGATTAAAAGCGGATGGATGTCCACGGCAATTCTTGAAAACGGCCCATGGGGAATATCGTTTCTCAATCCCGAGCAACTGTTCGGATTATCCGGTCTGATTCCATTGAGCAACACCTTGTTCTGGTCAATGCTGGTCAATATCGGCGGCTACGTTCTCGTCTCTCTGATAATTCCACAGAGCAGAACCGAACAACGCCTGGCCGAAGAATTCGTCGGCGCCCTGCCTGCGGGTGCTTATGTAGATCGAAGCACCTTCAAAAGAGCCTATATTGACTTGCTCAAAAAAAAAGAAGAGATTCATCGCCTGTTGATGCAGTATTTTTCCGAAAAAGAGGCCTTCATCGTCACGGAAAAATGCTGCCAGCCCCTCAAAAACAAAAAAAAGATATCCATCACCGAACTTCTCAAACTTCACAGAGAAGTGGAAAGATTTCTGTCCGGCTCCATCGGAGCAGCCGCAGCCCATAAAGCCATATCGAAAAACGCTGTCTTCACCAGCCAGGAAACAAAAGATCTGATGGCCGTATACGGTGAAATATTAGCCAATTTCAGAGTGTCCCCGGAAGAACTCAGGGCCAAAATTGACTATTACCAGGAAAAAGAATCCTTGCTCGAACAGCATGCCGGAGAGCTGGAAAAACTGAACAAGGTATTGGAACTGCGCATCAAAAAGCAGAGAGAAACTGAAAAAGCCCTGGCAGAGTCTGAAAGAAAGTATCGGAGCATATTTGAAAACGCCCTTGAGGGAATTTTTCAATTAAGCCCGGAAAAATATTTTATTAATGTCAGCCCTTCAATGGCGCAGATTCTCGGCTACGATTCACCGGAGGATCTGATTGTCAATATCAATAATGTGGAGCAGCAGTTATGTGTTACCCCCCTGCAACTCAGGAATCTTCTGAACGAGTTAAATCAGCATGATGTGGTCAAAAATTTTGAATGCCAGTTTTACCGGAAAGACAGGAGCCTGATCTGGGTACTGATCCAGGCCAGAGCGATTCGTAATACGGCGGGGAACCTGATCGGAATCGAAGGATTCATCCAGGATATCTCCAACAGAAAAAAAGCCGAAGACGCGTTGCGTCAGGCCTATCTGGAAATGGAAAACCGGGTGGAGCAACGGACGGCCGAACTGAAAAAAATGAATGAGGAACTTCAGAAAACCAAAGAAAAAGCGGAAGCCGCCACTCGGGCGAAAAGTGAATTTCTGGCCAACATGAGCCATGAAATCCGAACACCCATGAACGGGATCATTGCAGCCACGGACCTGGCTCTCGATGAAGAAATGCCCGAAAAGATTCAGCATTACATGAAAATCATTCACACCTCAGCTTACTCGCTGTTAGGTCTGATCAATGATATACTTGATTTTTCAAAAATTGAGGCAGGAAAACTGGATCTGGAATCGCACCCTTTCCGATTGGATGAGCTTCTGGATCGGGTGGTGGAAATGTTTATCAACAAAACAGTGGAAAAAAAAATCGAGGTTCTGGTCGATATCGCTACCGATACCCCAAGAGCCCTGATTGGAGATTATCATCGCATCCAGCAGATATTGATCAATCTTCTCAGCAATGCGGTAAAATTTACGGATCCGGGTGGAGTGATTCTGATCGGGGTCAATGTCGTCCAGCAAACGGGCGACTGCATATCCCTGTCAATTTTTGTCAAAGATACGGGTATCGGCATTGCCCCGGAATATCAGGCCAGCCTGTTTGAATGCTTCAGCCAGGCAGATTCGTCTTCCACCCGGAAATATCAGGGAACAGGACTGGGGCTGTGTATCTGCGACAAACTGATCAAGATAATGAACGGCCGGATCTATTTCAGCAGCACCCCCCGTGAAGGAAGCACATTTTTCTTTACCATCCCGCTGGAACTTCAGCCGGAAGCAGAGCTTAAAAAACTGATTCCCCCATCGGATATTCAGGACTTGAAGGTCATGGTGGTTGACGACTGTGAAGACAGCCGTTTTATCATGCAGAAGATACTGGAATCATTCAATTTCAAAGTCGAACTTTTTTCTTCCGGCAAAGAGGCACTTCTTCGTCTGGAACGGCCTGACATCGCTCACTACCCGATTGATCTGATCCTGATAGATTGGCTCATGCCTGAAATGAACGGCATTGAAGCCTCAAAAATCATTCGGGAGAAACTGAAACTGACCCAGCCCATCATTTTAATGACGGCCTTCGGCACTGATGAAGAAAAACGTGAGGCTGAACAGGCCGAAATCAATGCATTTTTAACCAAACCCATATACCCGTCCACGCTCTTTGATGCCATCATGGATGCCTTCGGAAAAGAGCCCGCAGGCGTTGAAAAACTTGAAAATTATATCACCACAAAAGCATCCATTTACAAAAACCGCCTGCGCGGACTTAACGTACTGGTAGCTGAGGACAATTTCACCAATCAGCAGATCGCACAAGCCATTCTGGAAAAAGCCGGTATCGGGGTCCGCATCGCAAATAACGGAAAAGAAGCGATCGAAGCGATTGAAAAAGAGTCCTACGATGCCGTACTCATGGATATTCAAATGCCTGAAATGGACGGATATGAAGCCACTTCACTGATCCGAAAAAATCCCCGGTTCAAATCCCTGCCGATCATCGCCATGACGGCTCATGCCATGAAGGGTGATGAAGAAAAATGCCTTGAGGCCGGAATGGATGGATATATATCCAAACCGGTCAATCAGGACCGATTATTTTATACCATGTGGAAACTGATTCAGCCTGCCCGAAAGGACATGCTCGACGAACGGCCCGAAACCCGGCCTGAGGCCGGATCGAAACAAAAGGAGACAGCTCCTGTTCCGGACGAGGCCCTGCCCTCGTCCCTTCCGGGAATTGATATTCATAACGCCATGAAAGCACTGGACATAGCCCCGCACACATTCAAAAAAATCCTGTCAGGATTTGTAAAAAACAACAGAGAAACCGCAAAGCGCATCCTGGAGGCGAATCAAAACGAAAACTGGCACCTGCTTCACCGAATATGCCACAGCCTCAAAGGCAGCGCGGCGAACCTGGGTGCAAACAGATTATATCAAGCGGCTCAACAGGTAGAACCCTCTGTCAGAGAAAATATTCATCCTGAGCCGGAATTGATCCGCGAGGTCACAGACGCTCTGGATCAGGTTATTGCTTCACTGACATCACTGTTTGCCGGTTCAGATGCGGATACTGAGGTCTTCAACGACCGGCCAGCTGATCCGCTCGCGCTTCAAACCGCCCTTACCCGGCTTTCAGAGGCGCTGATAACTGCAGCTCCCCGGGAAGTAAATAAACACTTCCTGACTGTCAAACATAATTTAAAAAGTCCGATGGTTCAAAAACTCGAACAGCTGATTAACCACTATGACTATGATGAGGCTTTGATAACTTTGAAACAGATTTCAGAATTCTGCGGACTGGATCAGGAGAAACAAGATGGCACCGATGGATAA
- the rpe gene encoding ribulose-phosphate 3-epimerase: protein MKLIAPSILSADFSKLGKEITSVEKAGADWIHVDVMDGHFVPNITMGPIVVSAVKRVTSLPIDVHLMIEQPDRYIPDFATAGASWISVQVEACTHLNRTVQLIKDSGAKAGVVLNPATSLTSLDWILDDLDYVLLMSVNPGFGGQSFIPNCLEKINMLRKMIQARGLSTLIEIDGGVNENNIRDISRAGVDVFVAGSAVFGNPDYVTAIETLRKNL, encoded by the coding sequence ATGAAACTCATCGCACCTTCAATATTATCCGCCGATTTTTCAAAACTCGGCAAAGAAATCACATCCGTTGAAAAGGCCGGCGCGGACTGGATACATGTAGACGTGATGGACGGTCATTTTGTTCCTAACATCACGATGGGGCCCATTGTGGTCAGTGCTGTCAAGCGCGTCACATCCCTTCCCATTGACGTACACCTGATGATTGAACAACCGGATCGATACATTCCGGATTTTGCAACCGCCGGAGCATCCTGGATTTCTGTCCAGGTGGAAGCATGCACGCATCTGAACCGGACCGTTCAACTGATTAAAGACTCCGGGGCAAAGGCAGGCGTTGTTCTGAATCCTGCCACGTCATTAACGTCACTGGACTGGATACTTGATGATCTGGACTATGTACTGCTTATGAGCGTCAATCCCGGATTCGGCGGGCAGTCTTTTATTCCGAACTGTTTAGAAAAAATCAATATGCTTCGAAAAATGATTCAGGCAAGAGGTCTTTCCACTCTGATAGAAATTGACGGCGGCGTCAATGAGAACAACATCAGAGATATTTCACGTGCCGGCGTTGACGTGTTCGTTGCCGGATCCGCCGTATTCGGAAACCCGGACTATGTAACTGCCATTGAAACGCTCCGGAAAAATTTATAG
- a CDS encoding PASTA domain-containing protein, translating to MLFRILKITALAAIAVAVAGISAYFTFSLIIKSEAAVVVPELVDKDVVYVLELLTDLELNTKVKGSEYSETISKNRIIFQEPEAGAEIKKGRDVTLIISKGPETILVPNLKGASARQARLILEENGLRQGHIAYTYHNLTVKEFIIAQSPAPEFKTRHDSACNMLVSMGPRPGSFKIPELKGLYLDDAISRIEDIHLVVGNITATFQPAQTQNTIISQQPPSGYRVTEGSEVNLIINRKAEAKEAHISYGMRGIGLFQYKAADGFLKRHIRIELNCFGLANTLFDNYVHPGKSLWYLIPGNAGATVLIYEDDILIRTQVFD from the coding sequence GTGCTGTTTCGAATATTGAAAATAACAGCACTGGCTGCCATTGCTGTAGCAGTTGCCGGTATAAGCGCCTATTTTACGTTTTCGCTGATCATCAAAAGCGAAGCGGCCGTAGTGGTTCCGGAGCTTGTCGATAAAGATGTGGTTTACGTGCTTGAACTGCTTACGGATCTGGAGTTGAATACGAAAGTGAAGGGCTCTGAATACAGTGAAACCATTTCCAAAAATCGTATCATTTTTCAGGAACCCGAGGCCGGGGCAGAGATCAAAAAAGGCAGAGATGTCACACTCATCATCTCCAAAGGCCCGGAGACCATACTGGTTCCAAATCTTAAAGGGGCTTCAGCCCGTCAGGCACGACTTATCCTTGAAGAAAATGGCCTGCGTCAAGGACATATTGCCTACACCTACCATAACCTTACGGTAAAAGAATTCATTATCGCTCAATCCCCGGCACCCGAATTCAAAACCCGGCACGACAGTGCCTGCAATATGCTTGTCAGTATGGGGCCACGACCCGGATCATTTAAGATACCGGAGCTGAAAGGACTCTATCTGGACGATGCCATTTCAAGGATCGAAGATATCCACCTTGTTGTCGGCAATATCACCGCCACGTTCCAACCCGCTCAAACCCAAAATACGATTATCAGTCAGCAGCCTCCTTCAGGCTATCGAGTTACGGAAGGCAGCGAGGTCAATCTGATTATCAATCGAAAGGCTGAAGCCAAAGAAGCGCACATTTCATATGGTATGCGTGGCATCGGTCTGTTTCAATATAAAGCGGCCGATGGCTTTCTAAAACGACATATTCGTATCGAACTGAACTGTTTCGGTCTTGCCAATACACTGTTTGACAATTATGTCCATCCGGGCAAAAGCCTATGGTATCTCATACCCGGAAACGCAGGGGCCACCGTTTTGATTTATGAAGACGATATCCTGATCCGGACACAGGTATTTGATTGA
- the rsmB gene encoding 16S rRNA (cytosine(967)-C(5))-methyltransferase RsmB, whose protein sequence is MPIDARQMALSVLNRLQDENKTLDTIMEEAYASDVLHDKREKALLQALVFGVLRWQGRLDWIIAQFSKSPLQRIEPEILNILRLGLFQIIYLSKIPVSAAVNTSVEMAKSTAPLWVVKFVNGVLRNAVRKHETLEFPDLHTDPVTALSATKSFPRWLILRWLKRYGLEETEQLCDAINKIPPLTIRTNTIKATREELIKSLETGVEQPQPTRFSPDGITFSHPGVAIPDLPSFRQGWFQVQDEAAQLVTLMLNPQAEDTVLDACAGLGGKTGHIAQLMKNRGRIVAMDNDSHKLERLKAEMQRLGVENTTVRCHDLTRPISDEYHALFDRILVDAPCSGLGVLRRNPDIKWRLSKKNFRNYQKRQIQFMDHLAPCIKPSGIIVYSVCSTESEENEDVINAFLTTHSKFIIDKELAYLPSQIHSLVNEKGYMKTQPHAHHMDGFFAVVFKRNS, encoded by the coding sequence ATGCCAATTGATGCACGACAAATGGCCTTGTCCGTATTGAACCGTCTGCAGGATGAAAACAAAACGCTCGACACCATCATGGAAGAAGCCTACGCGTCAGACGTGCTCCATGACAAACGGGAAAAAGCGCTGCTTCAGGCGCTCGTATTCGGCGTTTTACGCTGGCAGGGCAGACTTGACTGGATTATCGCCCAATTTTCAAAAAGCCCTTTGCAGAGAATCGAACCTGAAATTTTGAATATTCTCAGGCTCGGCCTGTTTCAAATTATTTACCTGAGTAAAATCCCCGTCTCCGCCGCCGTCAACACATCTGTTGAAATGGCAAAATCCACTGCCCCCCTCTGGGTAGTCAAATTCGTCAATGGCGTTTTACGAAATGCGGTCAGAAAACATGAAACCCTCGAATTTCCGGACCTGCATACCGATCCGGTGACGGCCCTCTCGGCAACAAAATCATTCCCCCGATGGTTGATCCTCAGATGGCTGAAACGCTACGGCCTCGAGGAAACAGAACAGCTCTGCGATGCCATCAATAAAATTCCTCCGTTGACCATTCGAACCAACACGATTAAAGCAACCCGGGAAGAGCTGATCAAAAGTCTGGAAACCGGAGTCGAGCAACCTCAGCCTACCCGATTTTCACCCGATGGAATCACATTCAGTCACCCCGGAGTTGCAATACCTGACCTTCCGTCTTTCCGGCAGGGATGGTTTCAGGTTCAGGATGAAGCGGCACAACTTGTCACACTCATGTTGAATCCGCAGGCCGAGGATACGGTTCTGGATGCCTGTGCCGGCCTCGGCGGGAAAACCGGGCATATCGCCCAGCTGATGAAAAACCGGGGACGCATTGTCGCCATGGATAATGACAGCCATAAACTCGAGCGGCTTAAGGCTGAAATGCAGCGACTCGGGGTTGAAAATACCACTGTGCGCTGCCATGATCTGACCCGGCCGATAAGTGATGAATACCATGCGCTGTTTGATCGGATTTTAGTGGATGCCCCCTGCTCCGGCCTCGGCGTTCTCCGGAGAAACCCTGATATAAAATGGCGTCTGTCCAAAAAAAATTTCCGGAACTATCAAAAACGACAGATCCAGTTTATGGATCATCTGGCGCCGTGCATCAAACCATCCGGGATCATCGTCTATTCGGTCTGCAGCACAGAATCTGAAGAAAATGAAGACGTGATCAATGCCTTTTTAACCACACATTCCAAATTTATCATAGATAAAGAACTGGCATATCTGCCATCTCAAATCCACTCACTGGTCAATGAGAAGGGATATATGAAAACTCAGCCTCACGCACACCATATGGATGGATTTTTTGCCGTGGTCTTTAAACGAAATTCATAG
- the fmt gene encoding methionyl-tRNA formyltransferase has product MTLKIVYMGTPEFAVPALQSLHTQGYDIALVVTQPDRPKGRGRKLIAPPVKQTADALGYRVIQPESIKTSAFKDQVDSLKPDVIVVVAFGQILPEAILNIPGFGAINIHASLLPKYRGAAPIQWAVINGETETGVTTMFMDKGLDTGDMLLSSRIPIWPDDTSETLHDRLADLGANLLIRTLQDLESGNLHPAAQNHSNSTYAPLLKKSDGHIDWTKPAELLDPFIRGMNPWPGAFTFYGGSRLKILKATSIAKHTAAPPGTVIQGFPDELVIATEKGVLSIIEIQGASGKRLLIKDFLRGHPLVPGTVLT; this is encoded by the coding sequence ATGACACTGAAAATCGTATACATGGGAACACCGGAATTTGCCGTTCCTGCGCTCCAATCTCTGCATACACAGGGATATGATATCGCGCTGGTAGTAACCCAACCGGACCGGCCAAAAGGCAGGGGACGGAAGCTGATTGCGCCTCCTGTCAAACAAACGGCTGACGCACTGGGATATCGGGTTATCCAGCCCGAATCCATCAAAACCAGTGCATTCAAAGATCAGGTCGACTCACTGAAGCCGGATGTTATCGTGGTCGTTGCCTTTGGCCAGATATTGCCGGAAGCCATCCTGAATATCCCCGGATTCGGCGCCATAAACATCCACGCTTCACTTCTTCCAAAATATCGGGGGGCCGCACCGATTCAGTGGGCCGTAATCAATGGAGAGACAGAGACCGGCGTGACCACCATGTTCATGGATAAGGGACTTGACACCGGGGATATGTTATTATCCTCCAGAATACCCATCTGGCCTGACGACACGTCCGAGACGCTGCATGATCGCCTGGCTGATCTGGGGGCGAATTTGCTGATCAGGACCCTGCAAGATCTCGAATCAGGAAACCTTCACCCGGCAGCTCAGAATCATTCCAACTCAACCTACGCGCCGTTGCTGAAAAAAAGCGACGGACATATCGACTGGACTAAACCTGCCGAACTTCTGGACCCCTTTATCCGGGGAATGAATCCATGGCCCGGGGCGTTTACATTTTATGGCGGCAGCCGTCTTAAAATTTTAAAAGCAACGTCGATCGCCAAGCATACAGCCGCTCCACCCGGAACCGTTATACAAGGATTTCCGGATGAACTGGTCATAGCCACGGAGAAAGGCGTTTTATCGATCATCGAAATTCAGGGTGCATCCGGCAAGCGGCTTTTGATTAAAGATTTTTTAAGAGGCCACCCGTTGGTACCAGGGACAGTTTTGACTTAA
- the def gene encoding peptide deformylase, whose protein sequence is MGVFEVLTYPDKFLKQPTRPVEQVDTTIQNIIDKMAKTMYEAPGIGLAANQVGVGQSIITYDVSSGEERNLQVLINPKIISHEGSILSEAEGCLSVPDFRADVNRAEKVMVKGLDREGNPVSIEAEGMQAIVLQHEIDHLNGKLFIDRISPLKREMYKRRLKKKQKSNLK, encoded by the coding sequence ATGGGCGTTTTTGAAGTCCTGACATATCCGGACAAATTTCTAAAGCAACCGACCCGGCCGGTTGAACAAGTTGATACGACAATTCAAAACATCATTGATAAAATGGCAAAAACCATGTATGAAGCCCCGGGTATCGGCCTTGCCGCCAATCAGGTGGGAGTGGGCCAAAGTATCATCACCTATGATGTATCCTCCGGAGAAGAACGCAATCTGCAGGTTCTCATCAACCCGAAAATCATATCCCATGAAGGGTCAATACTGTCAGAGGCTGAGGGATGTCTGAGTGTCCCTGATTTCAGGGCGGATGTAAACCGCGCTGAAAAAGTCATGGTTAAAGGGCTTGACAGAGAAGGCAACCCGGTTTCCATCGAAGCGGAGGGGATGCAGGCCATTGTGCTGCAACACGAAATCGATCATTTAAACGGCAAACTGTTTATTGACCGCATCAGTCCGCTAAAGCGGGAAATGTATAAACGCCGGCTCAAAAAGAAACAGAAAAGCAATTTGAAATGA
- a CDS encoding lysylphosphatidylglycerol synthase transmembrane domain-containing protein — protein sequence MKRLVFSFFSGLLISTAAFYLSFRNIPVSQVIHYFNSVNYIWVFPSAAIILMSFGLRAIRWQLILSSTHTIGFWKAFHPLMTGFMLNCILPGRMGELARPAILKKKEDVPFSTGLATVAAERIFDVILLIILCVIVLLTVQIDPYLNIPFGGYTLNRATLITLGSGMIKLVLLLLGAIVLISFKAARDLIQTAVIGIPHLFFFTSVSFREKINNRLCSPLIHCMNNVTSVFSLLKDVKKTLICSTLSIGIWGLAALSYYAMAFGCPGIELSFLELSAVMIIICVFIVLPSVPGYWGIWEAGGMFAMALFGVTAETAAGYTLVNHVVQMVPVIIVGLISTFVSSIKGRKQRAEGR from the coding sequence ATGAAACGACTTGTTTTTTCCTTTTTTTCAGGGTTGCTGATTTCGACAGCCGCGTTTTATCTTTCGTTCCGTAACATCCCAGTTTCTCAAGTAATTCATTATTTTAACTCCGTCAATTATATCTGGGTATTTCCCTCGGCTGCGATTATTTTAATGAGCTTCGGACTCCGGGCTATCCGTTGGCAGCTTATCCTGAGTTCAACTCACACCATCGGATTCTGGAAAGCGTTTCACCCGCTGATGACAGGATTCATGTTAAACTGCATCCTTCCTGGCAGAATGGGTGAACTGGCAAGACCCGCCATTTTAAAAAAAAAAGAGGACGTGCCCTTTTCAACGGGTCTGGCTACGGTTGCAGCAGAACGGATATTTGATGTCATTTTGCTGATTATTTTATGCGTTATCGTACTATTGACGGTCCAAATCGATCCGTATCTGAACATCCCGTTCGGAGGCTACACGTTAAACCGGGCCACCTTGATCACGTTAGGTTCCGGCATGATCAAACTCGTTCTCCTGTTGCTCGGTGCGATCGTACTGATCAGCTTTAAAGCTGCACGGGATCTGATACAAACGGCCGTTATCGGCATCCCCCATTTGTTTTTCTTTACCAGCGTTTCGTTCCGGGAAAAAATAAATAACAGATTATGTTCACCATTAATCCATTGTATGAACAATGTCACATCGGTATTCAGTCTGTTGAAAGATGTGAAAAAGACCTTGATTTGTTCCACTCTGTCAATCGGAATCTGGGGACTTGCCGCTCTTTCATATTATGCCATGGCGTTCGGCTGCCCGGGAATTGAGTTATCATTTCTTGAATTATCCGCCGTTATGATTATAATATGTGTATTTATTGTATTGCCTTCTGTTCCGGGATACTGGGGAATCTGGGAGGCAGGCGGCATGTTTGCCATGGCCCTGTTTGGTGTAACTGCAGAAACGGCCGCCGGCTATACGCTTGTAAATCATGTCGTCCAAATGGTTCCGGTCATCATAGTGGGCCTGATATCCACATTTGTGAGCAGCATTAAGGGCAGAAAACAGAGGGCAGAGGGCAGATGA